In the genome of Desulfitobacterium chlororespirans DSM 11544, one region contains:
- a CDS encoding FAD-dependent oxidoreductase: MSADKYEVIIIGAGLAGLSAAYKLARAGREVVVVERGDYPGSKNLSGGVLYSRILDQLIPDFWEEAPIERYITNYLTTLMTPTDYVNIEYKGQGLAKTPYNAVTVLRAKFDRWLAEKAEEAGAMIVTGVKVDKVLKEGGRMTGIVTGDEEMLAEVVIAADGINSFIAQEAGLRGEIEPAHLAVGAKALIELPQQVIEERFRLEGNEGTAYAMLGDATHGVAGGGFFYTNRESLSIGVVMRLDDLVKEKVKPFEVLDDLLRHPLVAPLVKDGTMTEYGAHLTAEGGLHMVPAQLHTDGMLIVGDAAGFTINSGLVIRGMDLAIGSGIAAAEAVLEAKERGDYSAAALSSYQRKLDESFIMKDLKLYAKAVDFMETDRLYKNYAPLANNLFGKIYNHDLSPKEHLWKTALGSFQESGMSWLDLARDGMKGVRAL, encoded by the coding sequence ATGAGCGCAGACAAATATGAAGTGATCATCATCGGCGCAGGTCTGGCCGGGCTGAGTGCGGCTTACAAGCTGGCCAGGGCCGGAAGGGAAGTTGTGGTGGTGGAACGGGGAGATTATCCCGGAAGCAAGAATCTGAGCGGAGGTGTGCTGTACAGCCGGATTTTGGATCAGCTTATTCCGGACTTCTGGGAAGAAGCGCCTATTGAACGCTATATTACCAACTACCTTACCACCCTGATGACCCCTACGGATTACGTTAACATTGAATACAAAGGTCAGGGACTGGCCAAGACTCCTTACAATGCGGTCACTGTGTTAAGGGCTAAATTCGATCGTTGGCTGGCGGAGAAGGCTGAAGAAGCGGGAGCCATGATCGTAACGGGAGTTAAAGTTGACAAGGTGCTGAAAGAAGGGGGCAGAATGACCGGTATTGTCACTGGGGATGAAGAGATGCTGGCTGAAGTGGTCATCGCAGCCGACGGCATCAACTCCTTCATCGCTCAGGAGGCCGGTCTGCGGGGAGAGATCGAGCCCGCTCACCTGGCGGTGGGAGCTAAGGCTTTGATAGAACTTCCCCAGCAGGTGATTGAAGAGCGGTTCAGACTGGAAGGGAATGAAGGAACGGCCTATGCCATGCTGGGCGACGCCACTCATGGCGTGGCCGGGGGCGGCTTCTTTTATACCAATCGGGAAAGTCTGTCCATCGGCGTGGTCATGCGCCTGGATGATTTAGTTAAAGAGAAGGTAAAGCCCTTTGAAGTCCTGGATGACCTGCTCCGCCATCCTTTGGTGGCCCCCTTGGTCAAGGACGGAACCATGACGGAATACGGAGCCCATCTGACGGCGGAAGGCGGTCTGCATATGGTTCCCGCTCAGCTTCATACGGATGGAATGCTGATTGTGGGGGATGCCGCCGGGTTTACCATCAACAGCGGCCTGGTGATCAGAGGCATGGACCTGGCCATAGGCTCAGGGATCGCGGCAGCGGAAGCTGTCCTTGAAGCCAAAGAACGGGGCGATTACAGTGCCGCAGCCTTAAGTTCCTATCAGCGCAAATTGGACGAGAGCTTTATCATGAAAGATTTAAAACTTTACGCCAAAGCCGTGGATTTTATGGAAACAGACCGGCTCTATAAAAACTATGCCCCTCTGGCCAACAACTTGTTCGGCAAGATTTATAACCACGATCTCAGCCCCAAAGAGCACCTCTGGAAGACGGCCTTAGGGTCCTTTCAAGAGAGCGGAATGTCCTGGCTTGACTTGGCCCGGGATGGCATGAAGGGGGTGCGGGCCCTATGA
- a CDS encoding FAD-dependent oxidoreductase, with translation MMMSEFAHLFQPIQVGSLTLRNRMITTSMSPGHGYTTDDNKPTQVFLNYLEERAKGGYALICQSVAFYPRQSRHPLPNAYAPEHLPHLRAMAEAVHKHGGLLVGQALALHDWRRNLNEPEGHFGPSDIQILKGVGPFQTMTKEDIKTYATQVANCGKILQAAGWDGIELLAGVGGVLSRFLSKATNNRTDEYGGSVENRCRFAMEVVQAVKEACGQEFPVLIRWTPVDYVKNGNEIEDAKQIVPYLEKAGVAWHNLAVGWHESSVPLTTKEIPDGHWSWISAEIKKVATIPVVTGYRQTDPAVMEKILAEGKADLIGGVRYCIADPEFPNKVREGRQEDIQMCITCCRCLDEMAAGHGLEYCSVNPRLGPELLTPVEPVGQPKRVMVVGSGPGGLAAALTAAKRGHQVTLYERGPRVGGCLVMSAIFSPTYERLTHYYKAQLSKTPNIQVKLNTQVTPELVRSEKPEAVIIAVGGHPVDLKAPGVERGNMVRSHDFLEMLNGKPPQKPGLINKVMWNGGAVFLRLFYSPKLVRSLMGMPWPFGKRVAIIGGGLPGCELGQELLAHRRKMVILEERKKIGYDVGASDRFHVVSKFKKSPDVQMEPSTKVLAITGEGVRFRREDATEEVYPADTVAVTLGFEKNLELADQLQGKVPILKVIGDCEDPKRMADATKKGYRAAMEL, from the coding sequence ATGATGATGAGCGAGTTTGCCCATTTATTCCAACCAATTCAAGTAGGCAGCCTGACCTTGCGGAACCGGATGATTACAACCTCCATGTCCCCCGGTCATGGCTATACTACGGATGACAATAAACCGACCCAGGTCTTTCTTAATTACTTGGAAGAACGGGCTAAAGGCGGCTATGCCTTGATCTGTCAGTCGGTGGCTTTTTACCCAAGGCAATCAAGGCACCCCTTGCCCAATGCCTACGCCCCGGAGCATCTGCCCCATTTGCGGGCCATGGCCGAAGCTGTGCATAAACATGGGGGCTTGCTGGTGGGACAGGCTTTGGCCCTCCATGACTGGCGGCGCAACTTGAATGAACCGGAAGGGCATTTCGGTCCTTCCGACATTCAGATTCTCAAAGGGGTGGGCCCTTTTCAGACCATGACCAAAGAAGATATTAAAACCTATGCGACTCAGGTGGCCAACTGCGGCAAGATCCTCCAGGCCGCAGGCTGGGATGGCATCGAGCTGCTTGCCGGGGTGGGAGGCGTGCTCAGCCGTTTTCTTTCCAAAGCCACCAATAACCGGACCGATGAATACGGAGGCAGTGTGGAAAACCGCTGCCGGTTTGCCATGGAAGTGGTTCAGGCCGTCAAAGAAGCCTGCGGCCAGGAGTTTCCGGTGCTGATCCGCTGGACTCCGGTGGACTATGTCAAGAATGGCAATGAAATCGAAGACGCCAAGCAAATTGTCCCCTATCTGGAAAAGGCCGGCGTGGCCTGGCATAACCTGGCGGTGGGCTGGCATGAAAGCTCCGTGCCCCTGACCACCAAAGAAATCCCCGACGGCCATTGGTCCTGGATTTCGGCAGAGATCAAGAAAGTGGCCACAATCCCCGTGGTGACCGGTTACCGGCAAACCGATCCGGCGGTTATGGAGAAGATCCTCGCTGAAGGCAAAGCAGATCTGATCGGCGGGGTGCGGTACTGCATCGCTGATCCGGAGTTTCCCAATAAAGTCAGGGAAGGCAGACAGGAAGATATCCAAATGTGCATCACCTGCTGCCGCTGTCTGGATGAGATGGCGGCCGGTCATGGCCTGGAATACTGCAGTGTCAATCCCCGTCTGGGTCCGGAATTGCTCACCCCGGTTGAACCGGTGGGCCAGCCCAAAAGAGTGATGGTGGTGGGCAGCGGACCGGGAGGACTGGCGGCGGCTTTGACGGCAGCCAAGCGGGGGCATCAGGTCACCCTCTATGAGCGGGGGCCAAGAGTCGGCGGCTGTCTGGTGATGAGTGCCATTTTCAGTCCTACCTATGAGCGCTTGACCCACTACTACAAGGCTCAGCTCAGCAAGACGCCCAACATTCAGGTGAAGCTGAACACCCAGGTTACCCCGGAATTGGTGCGGTCAGAAAAACCGGAAGCTGTCATTATCGCAGTGGGCGGGCATCCGGTGGACCTCAAAGCGCCCGGCGTAGAGCGGGGCAATATGGTCCGGTCCCATGATTTTCTGGAAATGCTCAATGGCAAGCCCCCGCAGAAGCCGGGTCTGATCAACAAAGTGATGTGGAATGGGGGCGCTGTATTTCTGCGCTTATTCTACTCCCCCAAGCTTGTGAGAAGCCTGATGGGCATGCCCTGGCCTTTCGGCAAGCGGGTAGCCATTATCGGCGGCGGCTTGCCGGGCTGCGAACTGGGTCAGGAGCTGCTGGCCCATCGACGGAAAATGGTCATCTTGGAGGAACGGAAAAAGATCGGCTATGATGTGGGCGCCAGTGACCGCTTTCATGTGGTCTCCAAGTTCAAGAAATCTCCCGATGTCCAAATGGAGCCCTCAACGAAAGTGTTAGCCATCACCGGAGAAGGGGTCAGATTCAGACGGGAGGATGCCACGGAAGAAGTCTATCCGGCAGACACCGTGGCCGTGACCCTGGGCTTCGAAAAAAATCTGGAACTGGCCGACCAGCTGCAAGGCAAGGTGCCCATTCTTAAAGTCATCGGGGATTGTGAAGACCCTAAGCGCATGGCCGATGCTACCAAAAAGGGTTACCGGGCCGCCATGGAATTATAG
- a CDS encoding enoyl-CoA hydratase/isomerase family protein — MMEHTVYVEKQDNGIATLVLNKPQRRNAIDPGMMEQLAGMLESLDQDEAVKVIILKGKGEHFCSGGDLKAGAGTTPSIENSRAALKKYCRVVQIIQQMEKPVIAMVRGYAVGGGMSLALACDLIMASESAKFSSNFLRVGIVPEMGALLFLPQTIGLYRAKELWFTGRVVEAREAWQMGFVNHVFPDAEIEEATLSLAQGMAAMPSLPMKITKRITNSTINQLLNAVMEAELQSSPFCAQTEEHKAYKAALRSNKK, encoded by the coding sequence ATGATGGAACACACAGTGTATGTTGAAAAACAAGACAATGGAATCGCCACCCTGGTTCTGAACAAACCCCAACGCAGAAATGCCATCGATCCGGGGATGATGGAGCAGCTGGCCGGGATGCTGGAAAGCCTGGATCAGGATGAGGCCGTCAAAGTGATCATTTTGAAGGGGAAAGGAGAGCATTTCTGCTCAGGAGGCGACCTGAAAGCCGGAGCAGGAACCACGCCCTCCATTGAAAATTCCCGGGCGGCTTTGAAAAAGTACTGCCGGGTGGTCCAAATCATTCAGCAGATGGAGAAGCCCGTCATTGCCATGGTCAGGGGCTATGCCGTAGGCGGGGGCATGAGTCTGGCTTTGGCCTGTGATTTGATCATGGCCTCGGAAAGCGCCAAATTCTCCTCCAACTTTTTGCGGGTAGGCATCGTGCCGGAAATGGGCGCCCTGCTCTTCCTGCCTCAGACCATCGGGCTTTACCGTGCCAAAGAGCTTTGGTTCACAGGCCGGGTTGTGGAAGCCCGGGAAGCGTGGCAGATGGGATTCGTTAATCATGTTTTTCCTGATGCCGAGATTGAAGAGGCGACCTTGTCCCTGGCCCAAGGCATGGCGGCAATGCCTTCCCTGCCTATGAAAATCACCAAGCGGATTACCAATTCAACCATCAACCAGCTGCTCAATGCCGTTATGGAAGCCGAGCTCCAGTCTTCGCCTTTTTGTGCCCAGACGGAAGAGCATAAAGCTTACAAAGCTGCTTTGCGGAGCAATAAAAAGTAA
- a CDS encoding ferredoxin family protein — protein MKGLSLADKLSLNKFEVNEGEPHIRIDQQACRTCPEKSCLTACPAGLYSEQNGQITVEWAGCLECGTCRIICDQKAISWEYPQGGFGIIYRQG, from the coding sequence ATGAAGGGTTTAAGTTTGGCGGATAAACTGTCTCTGAACAAATTTGAAGTGAATGAAGGAGAGCCCCATATCCGGATCGACCAGCAGGCCTGCCGGACCTGCCCCGAAAAAAGCTGCCTTACCGCTTGCCCGGCAGGGCTTTACAGCGAACAAAACGGCCAAATCACTGTAGAATGGGCAGGCTGTCTGGAGTGCGGAACCTGCCGGATCATCTGTGACCAAAAGGCCATCTCCTGGGAGTACCCTCAAGGAGGATTCGGAATCATTTACCGTCAGGGATAG
- a CDS encoding acyl-CoA dehydrogenase, which translates to MDFKKSEEQELLLESLKELMERECPEDYVRRCDEEGRFPVEFAKALVDNGFGLLGVPEEYGGTPVDLLTLLLVKEEIAKNGGPINVFTQAFQLDNMLTYGSEEQKKITMDYVKQGQVPFCIGFTEPQAGSDTSAIQTSYTRKNGKVYLNGHKTFISGALTNPYLLCMARNCDETDKTKAFTMWWVPMSAPGIKVEQLHKIGWHMLETCEIYLENVAVEEKDIVGQEGHGFLQLMKNFETERLLMASTILGMAECAFEDAVRYANQRVQFGKPIGTFQLIQEKITYMALKIENMRNLIYKTAWEKENGISTQITSALTKLYCAQSGNEIIDDALQIMSGIGYTNDCRISRLWRDARNYRIGGGTDQVMIHIAGRNILKKYK; encoded by the coding sequence ATGGATTTCAAGAAAAGCGAAGAACAGGAATTATTGCTGGAAAGTCTTAAAGAACTGATGGAGCGGGAATGCCCGGAAGACTATGTGAGAAGATGCGATGAGGAAGGGCGGTTCCCGGTGGAATTCGCCAAAGCTCTGGTGGACAATGGTTTCGGCTTATTGGGGGTTCCGGAAGAATACGGCGGTACTCCGGTGGATCTCCTGACCCTGTTGCTGGTCAAAGAAGAAATCGCCAAAAACGGCGGTCCCATCAATGTCTTTACCCAAGCTTTTCAGCTGGACAATATGCTCACCTACGGCTCGGAAGAGCAAAAGAAGATCACCATGGATTATGTCAAACAGGGACAGGTCCCTTTTTGCATCGGCTTTACCGAACCCCAAGCCGGTTCAGACACTTCCGCCATCCAGACTTCCTATACCCGGAAAAACGGCAAAGTGTATCTTAACGGGCACAAGACCTTTATCAGCGGCGCTTTGACCAACCCCTACCTGCTTTGCATGGCCCGTAATTGTGATGAGACAGACAAGACCAAAGCCTTTACCATGTGGTGGGTGCCCATGAGTGCGCCGGGAATCAAGGTGGAGCAGCTTCACAAAATCGGCTGGCATATGCTGGAGACCTGCGAAATCTATCTGGAAAACGTGGCAGTGGAGGAAAAGGACATTGTCGGTCAGGAAGGCCACGGCTTCCTGCAATTGATGAAGAACTTTGAAACGGAACGGTTGCTGATGGCTTCCACCATTTTGGGAATGGCCGAGTGCGCCTTTGAGGACGCAGTGCGTTATGCCAACCAAAGAGTGCAGTTCGGCAAGCCCATCGGAACTTTCCAATTGATTCAGGAGAAGATCACCTATATGGCCCTGAAGATTGAGAACATGAGAAATCTCATCTATAAAACGGCCTGGGAAAAAGAAAATGGCATCTCAACCCAAATCACTTCGGCTTTAACCAAGCTTTATTGCGCTCAGTCAGGCAATGAAATTATCGATGATGCCCTGCAGATTATGAGTGGAATCGGCTATACCAATGATTGCCGCATCTCCAGATTGTGGAGGGACGCCCGCAATTACCGGATCGGTGGCGGCACCGACCAGGTCATGATTCATATTGCCGGCAGAAATATTCTTAAGAAATACAAATAG